One genomic region from Candidatus Hydrogenedentota bacterium encodes:
- the xylB gene encoding xylulokinase, whose amino-acid sequence MTQSGIFIGVDVGTSGTKAIAIDQNGTRLATAFREYPLSSPKPNWAEQDPAHWRKAALDVLAELSSKIDSKRVAAIGLTGQMHGSVFLDAKNQVLRPALLWCDQRTSAQCDYITEKAGGEAALVALVGSPALTGFTAPKILWLRDHEPELFEKTRKVLLPKDYIRWVLTGEYATDVADASGTLLFDVKQRKWHQGLMTLLDLDPDLMPPAYEGPEITGKLSPNIAEEVGLPAGTIVVAGGGDQAAGGVGCGIVRTGAVSSALGTSGVVFAFSNEVQYDPKGRVHTFCHAVPGKWHVMGVMLSAGGALQWYRNQLCFEELEAAKQNNRDVYDIITEEAEKIPCGAEGLLFLPYLTGERAPHRDPYAKAAFLGLSLRHTKAHMARAVLEGVAFGMRDSLDIMREMGIPLEVSRVSGGGAKSALWRQIMADTGRIEIAQINVDEGPAFGAAILAGVGAKAFSSVEEACDAMIRETNRISIIEENAAKYDAYLREFRLAYLGLKERFESLAKLLD is encoded by the coding sequence ATGACACAGTCCGGAATCTTTATTGGTGTTGATGTCGGTACGAGCGGCACGAAAGCCATTGCAATTGATCAGAACGGCACAAGATTGGCAACGGCTTTCCGCGAATATCCCTTGTCCAGCCCGAAACCAAACTGGGCGGAACAAGATCCGGCACATTGGCGAAAAGCGGCTCTAGATGTATTGGCGGAACTGTCATCCAAGATAGATTCCAAACGCGTAGCCGCCATAGGGCTTACGGGGCAAATGCATGGTTCCGTATTTTTAGACGCGAAGAATCAGGTGCTGCGACCCGCTTTATTGTGGTGCGATCAACGGACCTCGGCGCAATGCGACTATATTACGGAGAAAGCCGGGGGCGAGGCGGCTCTGGTGGCCCTCGTCGGGAGTCCAGCCCTCACGGGTTTCACCGCCCCAAAAATCCTGTGGCTCCGAGATCATGAGCCTGAATTGTTCGAAAAAACACGGAAAGTCTTATTACCCAAAGATTATATTCGTTGGGTCCTTACCGGCGAGTATGCAACCGATGTGGCGGATGCTTCGGGAACCTTGCTTTTTGATGTAAAACAACGCAAATGGCATCAAGGACTGATGACGCTCCTCGACCTCGACCCAGATCTGATGCCGCCCGCCTACGAAGGCCCTGAAATTACCGGAAAACTCAGCCCTAACATTGCGGAAGAGGTGGGCTTGCCCGCCGGAACCATCGTTGTGGCAGGGGGCGGGGATCAAGCTGCCGGTGGCGTTGGCTGCGGAATTGTGCGCACGGGCGCAGTTTCCTCCGCCTTGGGGACGAGCGGCGTTGTTTTTGCCTTTTCCAACGAAGTACAGTACGATCCTAAGGGACGGGTCCATACATTTTGCCATGCCGTTCCCGGGAAATGGCACGTTATGGGGGTCATGTTAAGCGCAGGCGGCGCCCTTCAATGGTATCGCAACCAACTCTGTTTTGAAGAATTAGAAGCTGCGAAACAGAACAATAGGGATGTCTATGACATTATTACGGAAGAAGCTGAAAAGATCCCTTGTGGCGCTGAGGGACTCCTGTTTCTGCCCTATTTGACCGGTGAGCGAGCTCCACACCGAGATCCTTACGCCAAGGCGGCATTCCTCGGGCTGTCCCTGCGCCATACGAAGGCACATATGGCAAGGGCCGTGCTGGAAGGGGTTGCCTTTGGAATGCGTGACAGCCTGGATATTATGCGCGAGATGGGCATCCCGCTGGAAGTATCACGGGTTTCAGGGGGCGGCGCGAAAAGCGCGCTGTGGCGACAAATCATGGCCGATACCGGTCGAATTGAAATTGCCCAAATCAACGTGGATGAGGGCCCTGCCTTCGGCGCTGCAATTTTAGCGGGAGTGGGGGCAAAAGCCTTTTCTTCCGTTGAAGAGGCATGCGACGCCATGATCCGGGAAACGAACAGGATTTCCATAATTGAAGAGAATGCCGCCAAATACGATGCCTATCTCCGTGAATTCCGCTTGGCATACCTAGGCTTAAAAGAACGCTTTGAAAGTCTGGCGAAACTCCTCGACTAA